A portion of the Chondrinema litorale genome contains these proteins:
- a CDS encoding sulfatase-like hydrolase/transferase, translating into MNYQIVVFLNKKASTCAIILVLITFAISCNTPQQIKTKKPNILFVSIDDLRPALGAYEDPIAITPNLDQFASEGMTFRQTFCQSAVCAPSRASLMTGLRPDSTRVWHLGDKFREINPETVTMPQHFAKFGYHTVNIGKIFHNYMPDSVSWDEPDLRPTQFVKPEWIGRDGETFYISEEVNQSQEIKRDSLLKLKPVRYADGWNTGPVWEAADVHDSLYYDGAQTELAKRTLSRLAKMDEPFYMGLGFFRPHLPFAVPKKYWDLYNRDKIP; encoded by the coding sequence ATGAACTATCAAATCGTAGTTTTCTTAAACAAGAAAGCGTCTACCTGCGCAATTATTTTAGTGCTAATCACTTTTGCAATAAGTTGTAACACTCCGCAGCAGATTAAAACTAAAAAGCCAAATATACTTTTTGTTTCTATTGATGATTTAAGACCTGCTTTAGGAGCTTATGAAGACCCTATAGCGATCACACCAAATCTCGATCAGTTTGCCAGTGAGGGGATGACTTTTAGACAAACCTTTTGCCAGTCAGCAGTTTGTGCGCCATCCAGAGCAAGTTTAATGACTGGGCTGAGGCCAGATTCAACCAGAGTTTGGCATTTGGGTGACAAGTTCCGAGAGATAAACCCTGAAACCGTAACCATGCCTCAGCACTTTGCCAAGTTTGGTTATCATACAGTAAACATCGGGAAGATATTTCATAATTACATGCCTGATTCTGTATCGTGGGATGAGCCAGATTTAAGACCTACTCAGTTTGTAAAACCAGAATGGATTGGCAGAGATGGGGAGACTTTTTACATCAGTGAAGAAGTAAATCAGTCTCAAGAAATAAAAAGAGATTCATTGTTAAAGTTAAAACCTGTAAGATATGCTGATGGATGGAATACAGGTCCTGTTTGGGAAGCTGCTGATGTGCATGATTCATTGTATTACGATGGAGCTCAAACAGAATTAGCTAAAAGAACACTGTCTAGATTGGCTAAGATGGATGAACCATTCTACATGGGACTGGGCTTTTTTAGGCCACACTTGCCATTTGCTGTGCCTAAAAAGTATTGGGATTTATATAACCGAGATAAAATCCCATGA
- a CDS encoding sulfatase/phosphatase domain-containing protein, whose protein sequence is MNSMYELRHYDGFGHIGHPTSNYRMSEDTVRILRHGYYASVSYVDALFGELVSHLKELGIYENTIIIVWGDHGWKLGDHNSWGKMTNYNIDLKVPMMIRYPEQQQRGAHTFAITELVDMFPSLCELAGIEVPTYMQGTSFVPLLNNPELPWKTAAFSQFHRRPRVSADGKRYMGYSINTDEFHYIEWYGWDHKTGIRGEYTTAELYDRQNDPFETVNIAENEAYNEVVEDLSKQLAAGWKKAIPES, encoded by the coding sequence ATGAATTCAATGTATGAGCTCAGGCATTACGATGGCTTTGGGCATATTGGTCATCCTACATCTAATTATAGAATGAGTGAAGATACAGTTCGTATTTTACGACATGGATACTATGCTAGTGTAAGTTATGTAGATGCTTTGTTTGGCGAGTTGGTTAGTCATTTAAAGGAACTGGGTATTTATGAGAACACCATCATTATTGTTTGGGGCGATCATGGTTGGAAGTTAGGGGACCATAACAGTTGGGGTAAAATGACTAATTATAATATCGATTTAAAAGTACCTATGATGATAAGGTATCCGGAACAACAACAGAGAGGTGCTCATACTTTTGCTATTACAGAATTGGTCGATATGTTTCCATCTTTATGTGAATTAGCCGGAATAGAAGTGCCAACTTATATGCAAGGTACTAGTTTTGTGCCTTTGTTAAATAACCCGGAATTGCCTTGGAAAACCGCTGCATTTAGCCAGTTTCATCGTAGGCCAAGGGTTTCAGCAGATGGCAAACGATATATGGGTTATTCTATCAATACAGATGAGTTTCATTATATTGAGTGGTATGGTTGGGATCATAAAACGGGAATTAGGGGAGAGTATACAACTGCCGAATTATACGATAGACAAAACGATCCTTTTGAAACAGTGAATATTGCTGAAAATGAAGCATATAATGAAGTGGTAGAAGACTTATCTAAACAACTAGCTGCTGGTTGGAAAAAGGCAATACCAGAAAGTTGA
- a CDS encoding efflux RND transporter periplasmic adaptor subunit — protein sequence MNKRKLSIVGGALVIIASIFFAMKIATPEEQTARKQVVSDLKLVRTSLVKNQDVNSSVAVTGKLEAKNKIEIYAEVSGVMLEASKEFKPGNYYRKGEVLVKLDDSEARLDMLAQKSNVLNQITLILPEIKIDYSQSASEWLEYVESFDVNKPLPELPEPKNDQEKYFFAAQNVYNLYYTIKSAESRLAKYTIYAPYDGVITEAAITPGTLVRTGQLLGEFINPNVYEMEVAISLNESEFVKVGDDVQLQSADVNGDWNGKVIRVGNKIDPNTQTLKAYVQASGKGLKEGMYLKGRINADIINDALEVPRKLLMNDRELYVVKDSMLVSKTVEIVKLNDETVIVRGLEDGTEIIRENLTGAYDGMKVKTYN from the coding sequence ATGAATAAGAGAAAACTATCGATTGTTGGTGGTGCGCTAGTTATAATTGCGTCTATCTTCTTTGCAATGAAAATAGCAACTCCAGAAGAGCAAACGGCGAGAAAGCAAGTAGTTTCTGACCTAAAACTTGTACGAACATCTTTGGTGAAAAATCAAGATGTAAACTCTTCAGTAGCGGTAACGGGGAAACTAGAAGCCAAAAACAAAATAGAAATTTATGCTGAGGTTTCTGGTGTAATGTTAGAAGCCAGTAAAGAATTTAAACCCGGTAATTATTACAGAAAAGGCGAGGTGCTTGTAAAATTAGATGATTCTGAAGCCAGACTTGATATGCTCGCTCAAAAAAGCAATGTATTAAATCAAATAACACTCATCTTACCCGAAATTAAAATCGATTACTCTCAAAGTGCAAGTGAGTGGTTAGAGTATGTAGAAAGCTTTGATGTAAACAAGCCACTTCCAGAACTACCAGAGCCAAAAAACGATCAGGAAAAGTACTTTTTTGCGGCTCAGAATGTATACAACCTTTATTACACTATTAAAAGTGCAGAGTCTCGTTTAGCAAAATATACTATTTACGCACCATATGATGGAGTGATTACAGAAGCAGCTATAACACCGGGTACATTGGTACGAACAGGTCAGTTGTTAGGTGAGTTTATTAATCCGAATGTGTATGAGATGGAAGTAGCTATAAGCTTAAATGAAAGTGAATTTGTAAAAGTTGGGGATGATGTTCAGTTACAATCTGCTGATGTAAATGGAGATTGGAACGGAAAAGTAATAAGAGTAGGAAATAAAATTGATCCAAATACTCAGACTTTAAAGGCTTATGTACAAGCTTCTGGTAAAGGCCTAAAAGAAGGAATGTATTTGAAAGGTAGAATTAATGCAGATATTATAAACGATGCATTAGAGGTGCCGAGAAAGCTCTTAATGAACGATAGAGAATTGTATGTGGTAAAAGATTCTATGTTGGTTTCTAAAACAGTTGAAATTGTAAAACTTAACGACGAAACTGTAATTGTACGTGGTTTGGAAGATGGTACTGAGATCATTCGTGAAAACCTAACAGGAGCTTATGATGGAATGAAGGTTAAAACCTACAACTAG
- a CDS encoding efflux RND transporter permease subunit: MKSIIKYFIKYPIAGNALLAVTFIFGWFSLTSLRSAFFPESESTIINIRVTYPGSSPEEIEEGVVLKIEDNLKGLTGIKEISSVSQENAGSVTVEIEDAFDIDLILQDVKNAVDQISSFPDGMEPPSVYKQENLNIACTFTLSGDADLRTLKAYGRQVENDLRGIPGISKVELAGFPDEEIEISLREDDLRSYQLTFDQVTQAVRSANLEITGGTIKGEREELQIRSRSKEYYADNLKDIIVKASDDGTIIRLKDVADVEDKWADTPNRSYMNGNTAVTVIVNYTIEEDIIYISDRVNEYIEEFNQKNNYITATMIRDGAVVVNQRIDLLVENGIVGSFLVLVFLALFLKFRLAFWVALGIPVSFFGMFILASLYGISINISSLFGMIIVVGILVDDGIVISENIYQHYEKGKPPIKAAIDGTMEVVPAVFSAIITTVLAFSIFFFLEGRIGDFANNIAFVVIVTLSFSLIEGFFILPGHVAHSNSLKRGEKDGVVERKMANFMDWMKNKLYAPVLRFCINNHTMGLAIPLSFLILSLAAVAGGIVKTTFFAPLEFDVISIELTMPSGTSSAVTSEWLDKIEKAVFEVNDEFSEGREDSLEIIKFVDKRVGPSINTGSINISLLDAETRNVPSYLITNAIRERTGPIPEADKVSYGTRSIFGKPVSISLLGNNLEELNAAKEELKLALSDMPELKDVVDSDQEGLREIDIKLKEKAHLLGLTLQQVVNQVRYGFFGSEVQRLQRGLDEVKVWVRYKETDRRSVGNLEDMRIRTDSGQEFPLREIAFFEVQRGLIAINHLNGKREINVEADLADPNTSATDMMSIVSNQILPPVLSKYPTVAFEYGGQTKAASRTASSGSKVVFVVLILIFVVISLTFRSAVQALNVIITVPFGVIGVVWGHFIHGAPISFLSAYGILALIGIMVNDSLVLVGAFNNLLKEGYAFKDALFEAGLSRFRPIVLTSVTTIAGLGPLILETSFQAKFLIPMAISVAYGLGVATFLTLLTLPVLLASMNALKVHLYWLWEGKKPTPEEMEPAVQELKAEIPQ, from the coding sequence ATGAAATCAATTATAAAATATTTTATAAAGTACCCAATAGCCGGAAATGCCTTACTGGCTGTTACATTTATTTTTGGGTGGTTTAGTTTAACAAGCCTGCGATCTGCTTTCTTTCCTGAGTCTGAAAGTACTATAATAAATATTAGGGTAACTTATCCAGGATCTTCTCCAGAAGAAATTGAAGAGGGAGTAGTTTTAAAGATTGAAGATAACCTGAAAGGGCTTACGGGTATCAAAGAAATTTCATCTGTGTCACAAGAGAACGCTGGCTCAGTAACCGTAGAGATAGAAGATGCTTTTGATATAGATTTGATTTTGCAGGATGTGAAAAATGCTGTAGATCAAATTAGCTCTTTCCCAGATGGTATGGAACCTCCTTCCGTATATAAACAGGAAAACTTGAATATAGCCTGTACATTCACTTTGAGTGGTGATGCAGATCTGCGAACGCTTAAAGCTTATGGCAGGCAAGTAGAAAACGATCTTAGAGGCATTCCCGGAATTTCTAAAGTTGAGTTGGCGGGTTTCCCAGACGAAGAAATTGAAATTAGTTTGCGAGAAGATGATCTAAGAAGTTATCAACTTACATTTGACCAAGTAACCCAAGCGGTAAGAAGTGCTAATCTTGAAATTACTGGTGGTACTATAAAAGGAGAAAGAGAGGAGTTGCAAATTCGTTCGCGCTCGAAGGAATACTATGCTGATAACCTTAAAGATATCATTGTAAAAGCTTCTGATGATGGTACGATTATCAGGTTAAAAGATGTGGCTGATGTAGAAGATAAGTGGGCAGATACACCTAATAGAAGCTACATGAATGGTAATACAGCAGTTACTGTTATAGTTAATTATACCATTGAAGAGGATATCATTTATATTTCTGATAGAGTAAATGAATATATAGAAGAGTTTAACCAGAAGAATAATTATATAACAGCGACTATGATTAGAGATGGTGCTGTAGTGGTTAATCAAAGAATAGATCTTTTGGTAGAAAATGGCATTGTAGGTTCGTTTCTAGTTCTAGTTTTTCTTGCTTTATTTCTCAAATTTAGGTTAGCATTTTGGGTAGCATTAGGTATTCCCGTATCATTTTTTGGAATGTTTATTCTTGCTAGTCTATATGGTATATCCATCAATATTTCTTCTCTCTTCGGGATGATAATCGTTGTAGGTATTCTTGTAGATGATGGAATTGTAATATCAGAAAATATCTATCAACATTATGAGAAAGGCAAGCCTCCAATTAAAGCGGCTATAGATGGTACAATGGAAGTGGTGCCAGCTGTTTTTTCAGCGATTATAACTACTGTTTTAGCTTTTTCAATATTCTTCTTTTTAGAGGGGAGAATCGGTGATTTTGCCAACAATATCGCCTTCGTGGTAATTGTAACCTTATCTTTTTCATTAATAGAAGGTTTCTTTATTTTACCAGGGCACGTTGCACATTCTAATTCTTTAAAAAGAGGAGAAAAAGATGGTGTTGTAGAGAGAAAGATGGCTAATTTCATGGACTGGATGAAAAATAAGCTTTATGCCCCAGTTTTAAGATTCTGTATCAACAATCATACAATGGGACTGGCTATTCCATTATCATTCCTCATATTGAGTTTAGCTGCTGTAGCAGGTGGAATTGTAAAAACAACCTTCTTTGCGCCACTAGAATTTGACGTAATTTCAATTGAACTTACCATGCCTTCTGGTACTAGTAGTGCCGTAACATCGGAATGGTTAGACAAAATAGAAAAGGCAGTTTTTGAGGTAAATGATGAATTTTCTGAGGGAAGAGAAGATAGTTTAGAAATTATCAAATTTGTAGATAAAAGAGTTGGTCCTAGTATTAATACAGGTTCAATTAATATTAGTCTTTTAGATGCCGAAACTAGAAATGTACCAAGTTACTTGATAACGAATGCAATTCGCGAAAGAACAGGGCCTATCCCTGAAGCTGATAAAGTATCTTATGGCACGCGAAGTATTTTTGGTAAACCTGTTTCAATTTCTCTATTAGGCAACAATTTGGAGGAGTTAAATGCTGCCAAAGAAGAGTTGAAGCTAGCACTAAGCGATATGCCAGAATTAAAAGATGTGGTTGATAGTGATCAGGAAGGTTTACGAGAGATAGATATTAAGCTCAAAGAAAAGGCACATTTGCTTGGTTTAACTTTACAGCAAGTAGTAAACCAAGTTAGATATGGTTTTTTTGGTAGCGAAGTACAAAGATTACAACGTGGACTAGATGAAGTAAAAGTTTGGGTAAGGTATAAAGAGACTGATAGAAGATCGGTAGGTAATCTGGAAGATATGCGAATTAGAACTGATTCTGGTCAAGAGTTTCCTTTGAGAGAGATTGCTTTTTTTGAGGTGCAAAGAGGTTTAATTGCTATTAATCACTTAAATGGCAAAAGGGAGATCAATGTAGAAGCAGATTTGGCAGACCCAAATACTTCCGCTACAGACATGATGTCGATTGTGAGTAACCAGATTCTACCACCAGTGCTTAGTAAGTATCCAACAGTTGCTTTCGAGTATGGAGGGCAGACGAAAGCTGCAAGTAGAACTGCGAGTTCGGGTTCAAAAGTAGTTTTTGTAGTATTAATCCTCATTTTTGTAGTAATTTCACTTACATTTAGATCAGCAGTACAAGCGCTTAATGTAATAATTACAGTGCCATTTGGTGTAATTGGTGTGGTTTGGGGACATTTTATTCACGGAGCTCCAATTAGCTTTTTATCGGCTTATGGTATTTTGGCATTAATTGGTATTATGGTTAATGATTCACTCGTACTAGTGGGGGCATTTAACAATTTACTAAAAGAAGGCTATGCCTTTAAAGATGCATTGTTTGAAGCTGGTTTATCTCGTTTTAGACCAATTGTTTTAACCTCTGTAACTACCATTGCTGGATTAGGTCCACTTATACTTGAAACAAGTTTTCAGGCTAAATTCTTAATCCCAATGGCTATTTCTGTAGCTTATGGCTTGGGAGTTGCAACATTCCTCACTTTGCTTACTTTACCAGTTCTTTTAGCTTCAATGAACGCATTAAAAGTACATTTATACTGGTTGTGGGAAGGTAAGAAGCCTACACCAGAAGAGATGGAACCAGCAGTTCAAGAATTAAAAGCCGAGATTCCTCAATAA